A window from Candidatus Lokiarchaeota archaeon encodes these proteins:
- the grpE gene encoding nucleotide exchange factor GrpE, producing MQDEEETVMDSSDTPENDAEPEAFELTPENELERKLTEHKEKTDDLTDRLQRLQAEFENYKKRMNKRIDDIRGVAGESILLKLLEVYDNVERALEVDFEENPEAAEEGVAAIRKQLGKLFTHEGVRPIECDGKQFDPYYQHAVQKVHNPDKPDGVVLEEYQKGYMLKNKVLRPALVCVNRHKIDEEDSSDNNDDSKNDDTGE from the coding sequence ATGCAGGATGAAGAGGAAACTGTGATGGATAGCTCAGATACACCTGAAAACGACGCTGAGCCAGAAGCATTTGAGCTGACACCTGAAAATGAGCTCGAAAGAAAACTCACAGAGCACAAGGAGAAGACGGATGATTTGACAGATAGACTTCAGCGTCTCCAAGCAGAATTCGAGAACTATAAGAAACGAATGAACAAGAGAATCGACGACATACGAGGAGTCGCTGGTGAATCTATTCTCCTCAAGCTCTTGGAAGTATATGATAACGTTGAAAGAGCTCTTGAAGTTGATTTTGAAGAGAATCCCGAAGCTGCCGAGGAAGGAGTTGCAGCTATACGCAAACAACTTGGGAAGCTATTTACACATGAAGGGGTTCGTCCCATTGAATGTGATGGGAAACAATTCGACCCTTACTACCAACATGCAGTTCAAAAGGTACATAATCCGGATAAACCTGATGGTGTCGTCCTAGAAGAATACCAGAAAGGCTACATGTTGAAGAACAAGGTGTTGCGTCCTGCACTTGTTTGCGTCAACAGACACAAGATTGATGAAGAGGATTCATCGGACAATAATGATGATAGCAAAAATGATGATACTGGTGAGTGA
- a CDS encoding NAD-dependent protein deacylase, translating into MHRSKPIIYIGCKTTARAASPLVTLAASRVLTKKNFSKSPSKSEESEKTESNIWADTNTKAMSLDEAISKARKWVEEAENISALTGAGISVDSGIPDFRSEGGLWEKYNPNEYATYDSFMRDPSKFWEMGQELAEVILDAHPNEAHRALAKLEERSKLLGIITQNIDNLHQQAGNQKVVELHGNYLRAYCLECGKKYVGEKIQRRVVEGEIPPKCDECDGILKSEAILFGEPLPQDAMSEAIGICRKTDLMLVIGTSLQVYPAAYLPHLAKKSDARIILVNLNGNNRKGVADILLEGRAADIMPRIV; encoded by the coding sequence ATGCACAGAAGCAAGCCGATAATCTACATCGGCTGCAAAACGACCGCTCGGGCCGCATCCCCATTGGTGACTCTCGCCGCCAGTCGCGTTCTAACCAAGAAAAACTTTTCGAAAAGCCCATCAAAGAGTGAAGAAAGTGAAAAAACCGAAAGTAACATTTGGGCTGATACGAATACAAAGGCTATGTCATTAGATGAGGCAATTTCCAAGGCTAGGAAATGGGTTGAAGAAGCGGAAAATATCTCAGCACTGACTGGAGCGGGAATCAGCGTAGATTCAGGAATACCGGATTTCCGTTCAGAAGGGGGTTTATGGGAAAAATATAATCCAAATGAATATGCCACCTATGACAGTTTCATGAGGGATCCAAGTAAGTTCTGGGAGATGGGGCAAGAGCTAGCTGAGGTTATTCTTGATGCCCATCCGAACGAAGCTCACAGGGCCCTAGCCAAGTTGGAGGAGAGAAGCAAGCTTCTGGGAATTATTACTCAGAATATCGATAACCTACACCAACAGGCGGGCAATCAGAAAGTAGTCGAACTCCATGGGAATTATCTTAGAGCCTATTGCCTTGAGTGCGGGAAAAAATATGTGGGCGAGAAGATACAGCGACGAGTAGTGGAAGGCGAAATACCACCCAAGTGTGATGAATGCGATGGTATCCTCAAATCCGAAGCCATACTCTTTGGAGAACCCCTACCTCAGGACGCCATGTCAGAAGCAATAGGTATCTGTCGAAAGACGGATCTCATGCTTGTTATTGGAACCAGTTTACAAGTCTATCCCGCTGCCTATTTGCCGCATCTGGCCAAGAAGTCGGATGCAAGAATCATACTTGTTAATCTGAATGGCAACAACCGCAAAGGGGTAGCAGATATCCTGCTTGAGGGTAGAGCTGCGGACATAATGCCTCGAATCGTTTAG